The following is a genomic window from Flavobacteriales bacterium.
AAGCCTTCGATCGCCGTTGTCGCCGGTGGTTATTCCAGCGAACGCGAAATATCCTTAAAAAGTGCCTCCGTGGTCCAGCGAAATCTCGACCGGAGCGAATTCGACGTCCATCTCATCGACCTCACTCACGAGGGGTGGTATCTCGTTGGCGACGACGGATCGCGCAGCCCTGTTGACCGCGGTGATTTCACGGTTTCTGTGCCTAGCGGCACGATACATTTTGATGCCGTCTTCATTGCTATCCACGGGACGCCCGGCGAGGATGGTAAACTGCAGTCGTACTTCGACTTACTCGGAATACCCTACAACACCTGTGGGGCATTCGAGTCGGCATTGACCTTTGAAAAGGGGGTATGCAACCAATTGCTTCGTCAATACAACGTGGCTGGTGCTCGCGCCCGACTGATCGACATTCGCGACGAGGCAAATGCTGAAGATTTGGCCCAGGAGTTCGGGTTTCCTATGTTTGTAAAACCGAGTAAAGCAGGATCGAGCTATGGAGTCAGCAAAGTGAAGGATATCAATGGTATAGTGCCCGCAATTCAGAAAGCACAAGAGTTCGACGACTTGGTGATCGTTGAAGAGTTTCTGGAAGGTCGCGAGGTCACCTGCGGTGTATTCGAGCACGAGGGCGAAATAACGGCATTGCCACTCACGGAGATCGTGAGTGAGAACGAATTCTTCGACTACGAGGCCAAATATTTAGGTGCGAGTCAAGAGATCACGCCGGCTCACATCGCGCCGCAGGCGCAACAAGCCATACAAGAAACCAGCCAACGGATATACCGCCTTCTGCGTTTAAAAGGTATGTGCCGGATGGACTATATTCTGCGCGACGGGGTGCCTCACCTCGTCGAAATCAATACCGTGCCGGGATTAAGCGAGGCTAGTATTGTGCCTCAGCAGGTCCGCGAGTTCGGACTCGATCTGCGCACCTTTTTCGTCAACCAAATGAAAGTCATTCTGAAAAGAAATTAGCATTATGTTCAAATCCATCGTATGCTTAG
Proteins encoded in this region:
- a CDS encoding D-alanine--D-alanine ligase, whose translation is MNTKPSIAVVAGGYSSEREISLKSASVVQRNLDRSEFDVHLIDLTHEGWYLVGDDGSRSPVDRGDFTVSVPSGTIHFDAVFIAIHGTPGEDGKLQSYFDLLGIPYNTCGAFESALTFEKGVCNQLLRQYNVAGARARLIDIRDEANAEDLAQEFGFPMFVKPSKAGSSYGVSKVKDINGIVPAIQKAQEFDDLVIVEEFLEGREVTCGVFEHEGEITALPLTEIVSENEFFDYEAKYLGASQEITPAHIAPQAQQAIQETSQRIYRLLRLKGMCRMDYILRDGVPHLVEINTVPGLSEASIVPQQVREFGLDLRTFFVNQMKVILKRN